The region CCATGCCATTGTGGCAGTGCTGCGGTCATGTGCTCGGCTGGGCAGACTAAGGGGCTTTGGTCAGCAGGTACACGCCCTCGTCATCAAGACAAAGAGAGTCTGCGGTGATACCGGTAGTTCGCTGCTGCAGCTGTACATCGCAAGTAATCAGCATGACAGTGCGCGGCAAGTGCTTCAGGCGATGAGGTGTTGTTCCCAGGAGCCAGTGCCCGAGGCAGCCTGGACTAGCTTCATGACAGCTTGCCACCGAGACGGACTGCTGGACGAGGCCATCTATGTCTTCAGGGACATGGTGTCCTCTGGAGTCCCTAGGAGCAGCTTCTCCCTGTCTACTATCCTTGCAGTATGTGCAGAATCAGAGAACTGCAGGTGCTATGGACAGCAAGTGCATGGCGATGCCATCAAGCACGGCGTGGAAACAGACCAGTTcgtcatgtctgggttggtccacATGTATGCGAAGCAAGGACGGCTTGCAGATGCCACGAGGGCATTTGAGGCAGTGGGTGGCAAGCCTGACGCTGTGTGCTGGAATGCCATGGCCATGGGGTATGCACGCGGTGGGCGGTACAGAGAGGCCACCAGAATGATGTACCAGATGAAAGCTGCTGGACTGGATCTTCCTGGACTAAATGTGGTTGGAATGGCCTGCTCCAGGTGAGCTGCCGAATGAGATCGTTGATTGCTGCACTGCACATCTACAGTATGATCTGTGCCGAAGAAAGGGGAATACATTTTTATAGAGTAAAAAGGGTGTACCTTAGGGAGGAGAGGACATCTCAATCCTGCTGGAATGGATCCTCCTGGACTAAATGTTGTTAGAACGGCGTGCTCTGGGCGACCTACCGAATGAGATGCTTGACCTTACTATTTTCTTTTTATTGAGATCCTTATAGACTAGTATGACATGATCTCCAGAACGGCCAATAAGGATTTACTTGGCTTGCTGCATTATTTGTGTGTATGTATATAGTGTGACGTATATTGCTGGAAATTAGATTATGGCACGTCATTATCCAATCATTGAAACTAGCGGTTTTACATGCACGTTTGCTTAGGTTTAATAATGGTCATTTCACTCAGATTGAAAAAAATATATACTTTGATGTCATCTCTATCTTTCTTTAACTGCCTTATTTATATCGCTTGACCATTGATCTAAGCCAAACATTTATTGATACACATATTGTCTAAAGTTATCAAAACATTCTAGTGACACAGTTATCATCGGTTGGTTTTTTGTCAATGTGTTGCATTGACCTATATTTCTTTAGTTTACTTGACATGATTTGTTTCTTCTTTTTTTTGGTAAACCCTACATCTTAGTCACATTTTTTGCAGAATTTTTGTGTGAATCATCTCTAAACCACTCTTTCTTTTGCCAATCACCACTCCTGTCACTCTCAGCATAGCTTGTCCCCATGTTTTGTTTGTGTATGTCTTGTGCAGTTTATGCCATGCGTTATCTTGCTGTAGAAGGCAGAACTACGATCTAGGTTCATTTCTGTTATAATATTAGGGCCTCTCGCCCTCTCCTACATAGTCCACATCGACAATAATCAATAGTCAGTAACTGTTGCATGATATTGAATGCAAATCCATCTGTCAAATTCTTCAGGATTATTCCTTTTTTGGATAGCCAATTCAAGATTA is a window of Triticum urartu cultivar G1812 unplaced genomic scaffold, Tu2.1 TuUngrouped_contig_3633, whole genome shotgun sequence DNA encoding:
- the LOC125527343 gene encoding pentatricopeptide repeat-containing protein At1g31790-like; the protein is MARCSPAKPLCTTAAAPRPSRRRGLLISASASPATTSTRTHRLLALPKPPKPPPPPPLLPRPRLPISNDAPTNGKPDDRREPSTGAASSGSGSSSGAGDVLRLMGLLRVAPDEDVYVSLLRDSVDAAEVAAVHAHVAATRAASGLPLPLANRLLLAYATCGDMAAARKVFDEIPVKDGITWATMVSAYSDGCFHDEAIRLFTRMCQEEQGLAGDLLGHAIVAVLRSCARLGRLRGFGQQVHALVIKTKRVCGDTGSSLLQLYIASNQHDSARQVLQAMRCCSQEPVPEAAWTSFMTACHRDGLLDEAIYVFRDMVSSGVPRSSFSLSTILAVCAESENCRCYGQQVHGDAIKHGVETDQFVMSGLVHMYAKQGRLADATRAFEAVGGKPDAVCWNAMAMGYARGGRYREATRMMYQMKAAGLDLPGLNVVGMACSS